A stretch of Physeter macrocephalus isolate SW-GA chromosome 6, ASM283717v5, whole genome shotgun sequence DNA encodes these proteins:
- the LOC112064700 gene encoding 40S ribosomal protein S26-like, producing MTKERRNNGQTKKGCCLLQHIHCTNCTRYVPKDKAIKKLITGNIEEIKKKRSGMRNISEVRVFNTYVVSKLYVKLHCCVSCITDNREVKSHPHEAQKNHTPHPDLDLQMLPHDLCQSPCKELNP from the exons ATGaccaaggaaagaaggaacaatGGTCAAACCAAAAAGGGCTGTTGCCTCTTGCAGCATATTCACTGTACTAACTGCACCAGATATGTACCCAAGGACAAGGCCATTAAGAAGCTGATCACTGGAAATATAGAAGAG attaaaaaaaaaagaagcggcATGAGAAACATTTCCGAAGTGAGAGTCTTTAATACCTATGTGGTTTCCAAACTGTATGTGAAACTACACTGCTGTGTGAGTTGCATAACTGACAACAGGGAAGTCAAGAGTCATCCTCATGAAGCCCAGAAAAACCATACACCCCATCCTGATTTAGACTTACAGATGCTGCCTCATGACCTCTGCCAAAGCCCATGTAAGGAGCTGAATCCTTAA